One window of Desulfovibrio subterraneus genomic DNA carries:
- a CDS encoding glycosyltransferase family 9 protein, giving the protein MQLPEHWLVVRLSALGDVALTTGVLERWHRERNWRFTFLTLEQWAPVLKHHPAIDHVIGVRREDLSAAGLLRLCRKLSREMKGSGLLDLHGTLRSRVLGALWKGKVLQYPKFSMERRAFLRSKGKLFREKLLEFNVPQRYALAVEPVAPPRRELLPVIHLAGEEKNSAMHRVAPMIAGSGKTVALHPYSTHLNKAWKPEYWSSLAETLVAAGHNVLIMGRGDSMASVMPSGVHDLTNATSLRETCALLGQCDMLVTGDSGPMHLAGGVGTPVIALFGPTHAVWGFYPEGPDDIILEADEPCRPCSLHGSKPCPHGQACMASITPQRVVEAVNRMPRRSERA; this is encoded by the coding sequence ATGCAGCTACCGGAACATTGGCTCGTGGTGCGCCTGAGCGCGTTGGGCGACGTTGCCCTTACAACCGGCGTACTTGAGCGCTGGCATCGTGAGCGTAACTGGCGCTTTACTTTTCTCACGCTTGAGCAATGGGCACCTGTGCTCAAGCATCATCCCGCCATTGACCATGTGATAGGCGTGCGGCGGGAGGATTTGAGCGCTGCCGGCCTGTTGCGGCTTTGCAGAAAACTCTCGCGTGAAATGAAGGGAAGCGGCCTGCTGGACCTGCACGGTACCTTGCGTTCCCGTGTGCTTGGTGCACTCTGGAAGGGCAAGGTGCTGCAATATCCCAAGTTCAGCATGGAGCGGCGTGCCTTTTTGCGCAGCAAGGGAAAGCTGTTCCGCGAAAAGTTGCTCGAATTTAACGTGCCGCAGCGGTATGCGCTGGCTGTGGAGCCTGTCGCCCCTCCGAGACGCGAGTTGCTGCCTGTCATCCATCTTGCCGGGGAAGAAAAGAATTCAGCCATGCACCGCGTTGCCCCGATGATTGCGGGCAGTGGCAAGACCGTGGCCTTGCATCCCTATTCCACACATCTCAACAAGGCGTGGAAGCCGGAATACTGGAGCAGCCTTGCCGAAACGCTTGTTGCGGCGGGGCATAATGTGCTGATCATGGGGCGGGGTGATTCCATGGCCTCAGTCATGCCTTCGGGTGTGCACGATCTTACAAATGCCACTTCGTTACGTGAAACCTGTGCCTTGCTGGGGCAATGCGACATGCTTGTCACTGGAGATTCCGGCCCTATGCATCTTGCCGGAGGTGTGGGAACGCCGGTCATCGCCCTGTTCGGTCCCACACATGCCGTATGGGGGTTCTATCCCGAAGGGCCTGACGACATCATTCTGGAAGCAGATGAACCGTGCCGCCCCTGTTCGCTGCACGGAAGCAAGCCCTGTCCGCACGGGCAGGCCTGCATGGCGTCCATAACGCCGCAACGTGTGGTGGAAGCTGTGAACCGCATGCCCCGCAGGTCGGAACGGGCCTGA
- a CDS encoding tetratricopeptide repeat protein, which yields MMKFTVPKITRENLSRARSYLRRSEIIRSLESICAGIGEILNSKLMGQARYEVEVLVYEYINELNKHPEIIKFFQKRKIYATPFIRYQRGEERELLDRLESVLHGMKEEQHVKQAARVEKKISKKEELLQKGKTLMQAKDYPRGKGVLRRVVEGWGHEEGLITEIAMLFLEHQLYLEAVVLFENVIEQFPSDSKAYGGAVRCYKELHEFERCEQVYLKALKQFGAHPKTLFNMAELYKRWRKLDQAYDYAKRAVTADPYMAEAKVLMEEIEARIF from the coding sequence ATGATGAAATTCACCGTTCCCAAAATAACGCGGGAAAACCTGTCGCGAGCGCGCTCTTACCTGCGCCGCAGCGAGATTATCCGTTCCCTTGAATCCATATGCGCAGGCATCGGAGAAATCCTTAATTCCAAATTAATGGGGCAGGCTCGTTACGAGGTTGAAGTTCTTGTATACGAATATATAAATGAACTGAACAAGCATCCGGAAATTATAAAGTTCTTCCAAAAAAGAAAAATATATGCCACGCCATTCATCCGTTATCAAAGGGGAGAGGAAAGAGAGCTGCTGGACCGGCTGGAATCTGTTCTGCACGGAATGAAGGAAGAACAACACGTCAAACAGGCAGCACGCGTTGAAAAAAAGATATCAAAGAAGGAAGAACTGCTCCAGAAGGGCAAAACCCTTATGCAGGCAAAGGACTATCCCCGGGGCAAGGGTGTGCTTCGCAGAGTGGTGGAAGGATGGGGACACGAAGAAGGTCTGATAACGGAAATAGCCATGCTGTTTCTGGAGCACCAGCTGTATCTGGAAGCCGTGGTCCTGTTTGAAAACGTCATTGAACAGTTTCCCTCTGACAGCAAGGCATACGGCGGCGCAGTGCGCTGCTACAAGGAACTGCACGAATTCGAGCGTTGTGAGCAGGTGTACCTGAAAGCCCTCAAACAGTTCGGTGCCCACCCCAAAACGCTGTTCAACATGGCGGAGCTTTACAAGCGCTGGCGCAAACTCGATCAGGCATATGATTATGCGAAACGCGCCGTTACCGCCGATCCATACATGGCGGAAGCCAAAGTGCTGATGGAAGAAATAGAAGCCCGAATTTTCTGA
- a CDS encoding diguanylate cyclase domain-containing protein, with protein MGDSVSGLGCCGGSASESCSDEINDNSSFVARVLVIEDGAVSAKAICLQLTQLGYIVAGVFASGEEALSRVCELAPDVVVMDIGLAGKLDGVDTAEQIHRLYDVPVVYLTSATDDATFQRAKLTNPLAWLEKPVSLETLHRGLRMALYQRELYRKLRISEAKYRRIVETMSEGLVILDAEYRIIFANSRFQSQIQCDSEGCFNFFFPSMLSADTAEYLLDQIAHLDDSGKIVVDGYLRSAGGGELPVRFSVASWGGTGEICHCEIADRHGYICVVNDMSAQRASELARREAENRYRTLFESVLDGVYQSLPDGRFLEVNPAMAAMFGYDSPSAMIMEVGDISTQLYADPADRALFLDVLRENGRVSRHQVRMKKRNGEVIWVELSAHAVCNEDDEILSVEGMLFDITERKLTEQDLRRRASRDDLTGLYNRVYFREWFDNALVLATRNTNRLGLLYVDLNDFKKVNDMFGHMAGDKVLREVAVRLRDCVRESDMVARIGGDEFCVALEGLHSSEDAMRVAMEINQTLSRPLKLNDTEVSVGASLGVAIFPDDGMVAEDLLGRADTAMYKAKQDGAGVMFWRALGKRVAS; from the coding sequence ATGGGTGACTCCGTATCAGGCTTGGGGTGCTGTGGGGGCAGTGCTTCAGAGTCTTGTTCTGATGAGATTAATGATAATTCATCTTTTGTTGCACGGGTTCTCGTCATTGAAGACGGGGCCGTGTCGGCAAAAGCCATATGTTTGCAGCTGACGCAGCTGGGGTATATCGTTGCAGGCGTTTTTGCCAGCGGTGAAGAGGCCTTGAGCCGGGTCTGCGAGCTTGCCCCTGATGTTGTCGTTATGGATATCGGTCTTGCCGGCAAGCTGGACGGTGTTGATACGGCCGAGCAGATCCACCGCCTGTATGACGTACCGGTTGTCTATCTTACTTCCGCTACGGATGATGCCACGTTCCAGAGGGCCAAGCTGACCAACCCGCTGGCATGGCTTGAGAAACCGGTATCTCTTGAGACCCTGCACCGCGGCTTGCGCATGGCTCTGTATCAGAGGGAATTGTACAGAAAGCTTCGGATAAGCGAAGCCAAGTACAGGCGTATCGTTGAAACCATGTCTGAAGGGCTGGTTATTCTCGATGCGGAATACCGTATCATTTTTGCCAACTCGCGGTTTCAATCACAGATACAGTGCGATAGCGAAGGGTGCTTCAATTTCTTTTTTCCATCGATGTTGAGCGCGGATACGGCGGAGTATCTGCTGGATCAGATTGCGCACCTTGATGATTCGGGCAAGATCGTCGTGGACGGATATCTCCGCTCCGCAGGCGGCGGGGAGCTGCCCGTACGCTTTTCCGTGGCCTCATGGGGCGGTACCGGCGAGATCTGCCATTGTGAGATTGCCGACCGTCACGGATATATCTGTGTGGTGAACGACATGAGCGCACAACGCGCTTCCGAGCTGGCCCGTCGTGAAGCCGAAAACAGATACCGCACCCTGTTCGAGAGCGTTCTCGACGGGGTGTACCAGTCCTTGCCCGATGGCCGTTTTCTGGAAGTGAACCCGGCCATGGCTGCCATGTTCGGGTATGATTCGCCCTCTGCCATGATTATGGAGGTGGGCGATATTTCTACCCAGTTGTATGCCGACCCTGCCGATCGTGCCCTGTTTCTGGATGTTCTGCGGGAGAACGGCAGAGTCAGCCGCCATCAGGTCCGCATGAAGAAAAGAAACGGGGAAGTGATCTGGGTGGAACTTTCAGCACATGCGGTTTGCAACGAGGATGATGAGATATTGTCGGTGGAAGGCATGCTCTTCGACATTACGGAGAGAAAACTGACCGAACAGGACCTGCGCCGCAGGGCATCCCGTGACGATCTTACCGGCCTTTATAACAGAGTGTATTTCCGCGAGTGGTTCGACAATGCGCTTGTTCTGGCCACGCGTAATACCAACAGGCTTGGCCTGCTGTATGTTGACCTGAATGATTTCAAGAAGGTGAACGACATGTTCGGCCACATGGCCGGAGACAAGGTGCTGCGTGAGGTGGCGGTTCGTCTGCGCGACTGCGTGCGGGAATCCGACATGGTAGCCCGTATCGGTGGTGATGAGTTCTGTGTGGCTCTGGAAGGCCTGCATTCGTCGGAAGACGCCATGCGGGTGGCCATGGAGATAAACCAAACCCTGTCCCGACCGCTGAAGCTGAATGATACGGAAGTTTCCGTCGGTGCCAGCCTTGGTGTCGCCATTTTTCCGGATGACGGCATGGTGGCTGAAGACCTGCTCGGCAGGGCGGATACCGCCATGTACAAGGCTAAACAGGATGGAGCAGGAGTCATGTTCTGGCGGGCACTCGGCAAGCGTGTTGCCTCGTAG
- the nadD gene encoding nicotinate-nucleotide adenylyltransferase, translated as MQTIGILGGTFNPVHIGHIRPAVEVFEAIKPDRIDLIPCASPPHKEGDNLLPFALRAEMVTAAAAPFPFLHVSKMENERPGPSYTIDTLEEYRKIHPDSKLFFILGAGDLATLPTWHRGMEITNLADLVVLPRSGKDAGTFHAIVSEYWPGAELLKTKAPLAAKYGLPTGHTIHFLPQPRLDISATLVRERWLAGRNVTYLVPRAVHEIMQRERETITACWKNS; from the coding sequence ATGCAGACAATCGGCATTCTCGGCGGCACATTCAATCCGGTCCACATTGGTCATATCCGTCCTGCCGTGGAAGTATTCGAAGCGATCAAGCCGGACCGCATAGACCTCATTCCCTGCGCGTCTCCCCCGCACAAAGAGGGAGACAACCTGCTCCCCTTTGCACTGCGGGCCGAAATGGTTACTGCGGCTGCCGCCCCTTTTCCCTTTCTGCATGTGAGCAAGATGGAAAACGAGCGTCCCGGACCATCCTATACTATTGATACACTTGAAGAATACAGAAAAATCCACCCCGACAGCAAGTTGTTTTTCATACTGGGAGCGGGAGATCTCGCCACCCTGCCCACATGGCACAGGGGAATGGAAATTACAAACTTGGCCGACCTTGTCGTGCTGCCCAGATCGGGCAAAGACGCCGGAACCTTTCATGCCATCGTGAGCGAATACTGGCCCGGTGCCGAGCTGCTCAAAACAAAGGCCCCGCTGGCAGCCAAATACGGACTGCCAACGGGGCACACTATTCATTTTCTGCCACAGCCGCGCCTTGATATAAGCGCAACTCTGGTCCGCGAACGCTGGCTGGCCGGACGAAATGTGACCTATCTTGTTCCGCGCGCCGTACACGAGATCATGCAGAGAGAACGCGAAACCATCACGGCCTGCTGGAAAAACAGCTAG
- a CDS encoding glutamate-5-semialdehyde dehydrogenase yields the protein MNITEQMQSMGEKAKEAARALSAASPAAKADALVRLADLLLQKEAAITEANSKDLEEARKRGLDGPRMDRLTLTPAIIREMSDACRQVAAMPDPIGAIETQWQRPNGLLVGKMRIPLGVIAMIYESRPNVTVDSGILCLKAGNAVILRGGSEAINSNLALAALVHEALEAAGLPRDAVQVVPTTDREAINTLCKLEQYIDVIIPRGGETLIRKVVELATMPVLKHYEGVCHAYVDSGADLEEALTVVFNSKTHRPGVCNALEGLLVHKDEAQAFLPMVAEKLGGAGVDFRACPRSLPLLGSTATAMSESDPGTEYHALILLVKVVDSMKEAQDYIAAYGSNHTEVICTRDLDRAMRFVREVDASMVAVNASSRFNDGGQLGLGAEIGISTSKLHSYGVMGVKELTTTKFVVFGKGQIRV from the coding sequence ATGAATATTACGGAACAGATGCAGAGCATGGGCGAGAAAGCCAAGGAGGCTGCCCGCGCCCTTAGTGCAGCGAGCCCTGCCGCCAAGGCCGACGCGCTTGTGCGTCTGGCGGATCTGCTGCTGCAGAAAGAAGCAGCCATCACCGAAGCGAACAGCAAGGACCTTGAAGAAGCCCGCAAGCGCGGACTGGACGGTCCCAGAATGGACAGGCTGACCCTGACCCCGGCCATTATCAGGGAAATGTCAGATGCCTGCAGACAGGTTGCGGCAATGCCGGACCCCATCGGAGCCATAGAAACCCAGTGGCAGCGCCCCAACGGCCTGCTGGTGGGCAAAATGCGCATTCCGCTCGGCGTTATCGCCATGATATACGAATCCCGCCCCAACGTGACCGTGGATTCCGGCATTCTCTGCCTGAAGGCGGGCAACGCCGTCATCCTGCGCGGCGGTAGCGAGGCCATCAATTCCAACCTCGCCCTCGCGGCGCTGGTGCACGAAGCGCTTGAAGCGGCAGGACTGCCGCGCGACGCCGTGCAGGTTGTCCCCACAACGGACCGCGAAGCCATCAATACCCTGTGCAAGCTCGAACAATATATCGACGTGATCATCCCCCGCGGCGGTGAAACGCTTATCCGCAAGGTTGTGGAACTGGCAACCATGCCCGTGCTCAAGCACTACGAGGGTGTATGCCACGCCTACGTCGACAGCGGCGCGGACCTTGAAGAAGCCCTGACCGTGGTCTTCAACTCCAAAACCCATCGTCCCGGCGTGTGCAATGCACTTGAAGGGCTGCTGGTACATAAGGACGAGGCACAGGCCTTTCTGCCCATGGTGGCGGAAAAGCTGGGCGGTGCCGGTGTGGATTTTCGCGCCTGCCCCCGCTCACTGCCCCTGCTCGGCAGCACGGCCACGGCCATGAGCGAGAGCGACCCCGGCACGGAATACCACGCACTCATACTGCTGGTGAAGGTTGTGGATTCCATGAAGGAGGCGCAGGACTACATTGCCGCCTATGGTTCCAACCACACGGAAGTGATCTGCACCCGCGACCTTGACCGCGCCATGCGCTTTGTCCGCGAGGTGGATGCCTCCATGGTTGCGGTAAACGCCTCGTCGCGCTTCAACGATGGCGGTCAGCTTGGTCTGGGAGCCGAGATCGGCATCAGCACCTCCAAGCTGCATTCTTACGGCGTCATGGGGGTGAAGGAACTCACCACCACCAAGTTCGTCGTCTTCGGCAAGGGACAGATCAGGGTCTGA
- a CDS encoding tetratricopeptide repeat protein, translating into MSEKRETEHHVDPTNVGIVGELQHGISEEAQPLLKFLVANYKTILISLGVVVAIVAGYGIYDYSVKKSIASARMELGDILINKSGADQFASLEAFAAKAPETVRPAALFELVRLSLEKKDYEKAAGLWNSLAGIAAGDMAFVARMGKAQALAASGKLEEAFTELEAADAAAPESFKNIAKMQFAVVAEEAGKLDRALAAYEALQGEGNNMDKELFAHKISQLKARIGSKG; encoded by the coding sequence ATGTCGGAAAAAAGGGAAACTGAACATCACGTAGATCCGACCAATGTGGGGATCGTAGGCGAACTCCAGCATGGTATTTCCGAAGAAGCCCAGCCGCTTCTCAAGTTTCTGGTGGCGAACTACAAGACTATTCTGATCAGTCTTGGTGTCGTTGTCGCCATTGTCGCCGGTTATGGCATCTATGACTACAGCGTCAAGAAATCCATTGCTTCCGCCCGCATGGAACTGGGCGACATCCTCATCAACAAGAGCGGAGCCGATCAGTTCGCCTCTCTTGAGGCATTTGCCGCCAAGGCCCCTGAAACGGTCCGTCCTGCGGCATTGTTTGAACTGGTCCGCCTGAGCCTTGAGAAGAAAGATTATGAAAAGGCCGCAGGCCTCTGGAATTCTCTTGCAGGTATAGCGGCAGGCGATATGGCCTTTGTGGCCCGCATGGGCAAGGCGCAGGCCCTTGCCGCTTCCGGCAAGCTTGAAGAAGCTTTTACCGAACTGGAAGCCGCTGATGCTGCCGCTCCCGAATCTTTCAAAAACATAGCCAAAATGCAGTTTGCCGTGGTTGCCGAAGAAGCAGGCAAACTGGACCGGGCTCTTGCCGCCTATGAAGCCCTTCAGGGCGAAGGCAACAACATGGACAAGGAACTCTTTGCCCACAAGATAAGCCAGCTCAAGGCCCGCATAGGCAGCAAGGGCTAG
- the iorA gene encoding indolepyruvate ferredoxin oxidoreductase subunit alpha, with amino-acid sequence MAHPILAGGPGEKHLLLGNEAIVRGALEAGINVVTCYPGTPSSEVPDTFHRLKDGSYYFEYSVNEKVAMEVAAGAALGGAMTLVTMKHVGVNVAADPLLTMTYTGLPGGLVLLSADDPGCHSSQNEQDNRYYARLAGMPCFEPASAQEAKDMTREALHLARKTEQPVMLRTTTRVNHLRGPVAFDVRPEPAAIVDFKRDPRRFVPVPAVARVRHGELLKSLEAIREVAENSPWNVVRGEGKVGIIASGIARSYLADVLAEQGWADKVSVLELGMSWPLPVKLIGDFLKSVDKVIVIEELEPLLEKEIRAMVHEMGLSLPVHGKCDYLTVQGEYDTTAIQMALAEHLDAQPVSPVCNEGDLGLPVRPPNLCAGCSHRAVYYSVRQLFGDDAYYSSDIGCYTLGILPPLKAADFLFCMGSSVSSGCGFSRSSGKDVVAFIGDSTFFHSGMTGLVNAVFNKHNVLLVVLDNGTTAMTGHQLNPGVDAKVLGDACVHLDIESIVRGCGVTEVAKVKPFNLKATMKTFEEMKGKTGVRVIIAEEPCILYARRTLKLNRPQAAYVAEQGAETDRVLNEYACPAFYRDETGVQVDESLCTGCMVCMQISKNFKARKRSA; translated from the coding sequence ATGGCGCATCCGATTCTGGCCGGTGGCCCCGGCGAAAAGCACCTGTTGCTCGGTAACGAAGCAATAGTGCGTGGCGCGCTGGAAGCAGGCATAAATGTTGTCACCTGCTACCCCGGCACTCCTTCCTCAGAAGTTCCCGATACCTTCCACCGTCTCAAGGACGGTTCCTACTACTTCGAATACTCCGTTAACGAGAAGGTGGCCATGGAAGTGGCCGCAGGTGCAGCTCTCGGTGGTGCCATGACTCTGGTGACCATGAAGCACGTCGGCGTGAACGTTGCCGCCGACCCGCTGCTTACCATGACCTACACCGGCCTGCCGGGCGGACTTGTGCTGCTTTCTGCAGACGACCCCGGCTGCCATTCCAGCCAGAACGAGCAGGATAACCGCTACTATGCGCGTCTTGCCGGTATGCCTTGTTTCGAGCCTGCCTCCGCGCAGGAAGCCAAGGATATGACCCGCGAAGCGCTGCATCTTGCCCGCAAAACCGAACAGCCCGTCATGCTGCGCACGACCACCCGCGTGAACCATCTGCGTGGTCCCGTGGCCTTTGATGTGCGCCCCGAACCTGCGGCCATTGTCGATTTCAAGCGTGATCCCCGCCGTTTTGTGCCGGTGCCTGCCGTGGCCCGCGTACGTCATGGCGAGCTTCTCAAGTCGCTTGAAGCAATCCGTGAAGTGGCAGAGAATTCTCCGTGGAACGTTGTCCGTGGCGAAGGCAAGGTGGGCATAATCGCTTCCGGCATCGCCCGTTCCTATCTGGCAGACGTGCTGGCCGAACAGGGCTGGGCGGACAAGGTTTCCGTGCTCGAACTGGGCATGAGCTGGCCGCTGCCCGTGAAGCTCATCGGCGACTTCCTCAAGAGTGTGGACAAGGTCATCGTCATTGAAGAACTTGAGCCGCTGCTGGAAAAGGAAATTCGCGCCATGGTGCACGAAATGGGTCTTTCCCTGCCCGTGCATGGCAAGTGCGACTACCTGACCGTGCAGGGTGAATATGACACCACCGCCATTCAGATGGCACTGGCAGAGCACCTTGATGCGCAGCCCGTTTCTCCCGTCTGCAACGAAGGTGACCTCGGCCTGCCGGTTCGTCCCCCGAACCTGTGTGCCGGTTGCTCGCACCGTGCCGTATACTATTCCGTCCGTCAGCTCTTCGGCGACGACGCCTACTATTCAAGCGATATCGGCTGCTACACGCTGGGCATTCTGCCTCCGCTCAAGGCTGCCGATTTCCTCTTCTGCATGGGATCGTCCGTGTCTTCCGGCTGCGGTTTCTCCCGCTCTTCCGGCAAGGACGTGGTTGCCTTCATCGGCGATTCCACCTTCTTCCATTCCGGCATGACCGGCCTTGTGAACGCCGTGTTCAACAAGCACAACGTGCTGCTGGTTGTTCTGGATAACGGCACCACCGCCATGACAGGCCATCAGCTGAACCCCGGCGTGGACGCCAAGGTGCTGGGCGATGCCTGCGTGCATCTGGATATTGAATCCATCGTGCGCGGCTGTGGTGTGACCGAGGTGGCAAAGGTGAAGCCTTTCAACCTCAAGGCTACCATGAAGACCTTTGAGGAAATGAAGGGCAAAACCGGCGTTCGCGTCATCATCGCTGAAGAGCCCTGCATTCTGTACGCACGGCGTACGCTGAAGCTGAACCGTCCGCAGGCTGCCTATGTGGCGGAGCAGGGGGCTGAAACCGACCGAGTTCTGAACGAATATGCCTGTCCGGCATTCTATCGTGATGAAACCGGCGTGCAGGTGGATGAATCCCTGTGTACCGGCTGTATGGTGTGCATGCAGATCAGCAAGAACTTCAAAGCCCGCAAAAGGAGCGCCTAG
- a CDS encoding indolepyruvate oxidoreductase subunit beta, with amino-acid sequence MERIRIYMTGVGGQGTLTATTLLARTALDQGLDVVSGEIHGMAQRGGVVESTVLLGGWKSPKISHGEADIVLGFEPLETLRGLPYLAKGGSVISNTEPLPPVGVSCGRDTYPAMEHITERVKGCSAKCWFLPCRTLGLEAGSVQAGNIVLLGALCASGLLPFGPEALESAIRKYLKPSLVEMNLKAVELGVAKLAG; translated from the coding sequence ATGGAACGCATTCGCATCTACATGACCGGCGTGGGCGGGCAGGGTACTCTTACCGCCACCACCCTTCTGGCCCGCACTGCTCTTGATCAGGGGCTGGATGTCGTATCCGGCGAAATTCACGGCATGGCCCAGCGCGGCGGCGTGGTGGAATCCACTGTGCTGCTCGGCGGCTGGAAGAGCCCGAAAATCAGTCATGGCGAAGCCGACATCGTTCTCGGCTTTGAACCATTGGAAACACTGCGCGGCCTGCCGTATCTGGCAAAGGGCGGCAGTGTCATCAGTAACACGGAACCGTTGCCTCCCGTTGGTGTTTCCTGTGGCCGGGATACCTATCCCGCCATGGAGCATATCACCGAACGGGTGAAGGGATGCTCCGCCAAGTGCTGGTTCCTGCCCTGCAGAACGCTGGGTCTGGAAGCCGGCTCCGTACAGGCGGGGAACATCGTACTGCTGGGTGCGCTGTGCGCATCCGGGCTGCTTCCCTTCGGACCGGAGGCTCTGGAGTCCGCAATCAGGAAATATCTGAAGCCCTCGCTGGTGGAAATGAACCTCAAGGCTGTAGAGCTAGGGGTTGCCAAGCTGGCAGGCTAG
- a CDS encoding sigma-54-dependent Fis family transcriptional regulator, translating into MSVTNLQDESLQPYLGTLQRIVSEMGPQRPFQSTLKSLLKTLAENHDFQRPHLVIFDPETRTLKLSLAHAPTKLSHVEYEPGVGVTGQVFSSGQPVIVPRMKDHPAFLNRAFGRTEEELKTLAFICVPVLGPGEDDEGREVIGTLSVDTPTSDMSKLTGQSKFLAVVAGMIANQAAYLQEEMARQKHLMSQGLIAGDNVETGFIPPNIVAASKSMRLVLNQAAQVGPSRATALLRGESGTGKELLAEAIHQASPRREQPLIKLNCAALPSELVESELFGYQKGAFTGAVQDKKGLFELANKGTLFLDEVGELSPTAQAKVLRAIQEQEIQRLGSEKTITVDVRLICATHQPLEELVEKGHFREDLYYRINVFPVFIPPLRERREDILPLAEHFLSLYAEEYSRDIKRISTPAIDLLTQYHWPGNIRELKNCIERAVLVCDEHVIRTYHLPPSLQTAESTATDSNLSFCEAVAKFEQELLVDALKKARGNMLQAARDLRVSYRIVNYKVKKYGLDAKKFAVAKGRPR; encoded by the coding sequence ATGAGTGTAACCAACCTACAAGACGAAAGTCTACAGCCGTATCTGGGAACGCTTCAGCGTATTGTGTCGGAAATGGGACCCCAGCGTCCCTTCCAGTCCACGCTGAAGTCTCTGCTCAAGACACTGGCGGAGAATCATGACTTCCAGCGGCCTCATCTGGTCATCTTCGACCCTGAGACCCGCACCCTCAAGCTCAGCCTTGCACATGCGCCCACCAAGTTGTCGCATGTGGAATACGAGCCCGGTGTCGGCGTAACGGGGCAGGTGTTCTCCAGCGGGCAGCCGGTTATCGTGCCGCGCATGAAGGATCATCCGGCCTTCCTGAACCGCGCTTTCGGGCGTACCGAGGAAGAGCTGAAGACGCTGGCCTTCATCTGCGTGCCGGTGCTCGGTCCCGGTGAAGATGATGAAGGACGCGAAGTCATCGGTACCCTCAGCGTGGACACGCCAACGAGCGATATGTCCAAGCTCACGGGGCAGTCGAAGTTCCTTGCCGTTGTCGCAGGCATGATCGCCAACCAGGCGGCGTACTTGCAGGAGGAAATGGCCCGGCAGAAGCACCTGATGTCTCAGGGCCTCATTGCCGGTGACAATGTGGAAACGGGATTCATCCCGCCCAACATTGTGGCCGCTTCCAAATCCATGCGTCTTGTACTCAACCAGGCTGCGCAGGTTGGTCCCAGCCGTGCAACCGCGCTGCTGCGTGGTGAGTCGGGTACGGGCAAGGAACTGCTGGCCGAGGCCATTCATCAGGCCAGCCCCCGCCGCGAGCAGCCGCTCATCAAGTTGAACTGCGCCGCGCTGCCCTCCGAACTGGTGGAAAGCGAACTCTTCGGTTACCAGAAGGGCGCGTTTACCGGTGCGGTGCAGGACAAGAAGGGCCTTTTCGAACTGGCGAACAAGGGGACTCTGTTCCTTGACGAAGTGGGCGAACTCAGCCCCACCGCGCAGGCAAAAGTGCTGCGTGCCATTCAGGAACAGGAAATCCAGCGTCTCGGCAGCGAAAAGACCATCACCGTTGATGTGCGTCTTATCTGCGCCACCCACCAGCCTCTGGAAGAGCTGGTGGAAAAGGGGCATTTCCGCGAAGACCTCTATTACCGCATCAACGTGTTCCCCGTGTTCATTCCGCCGCTGCGGGAACGCAGGGAAGACATTCTGCCGCTGGCGGAACACTTCCTCAGCCTGTATGCGGAAGAATACAGTCGCGACATCAAGCGTATATCCACCCCCGCCATTGACCTGCTCACGCAGTATCATTGGCCCGGTAACATACGCGAACTGAAGAACTGCATCGAACGTGCGGTGCTGGTGTGCGACGAGCACGTTATCCGTACCTACCATCTGCCGCCTTCGCTGCAGACGGCGGAAAGCACCGCGACCGACTCTAACCTTTCGTTCTGCGAGGCCGTAGCCAAGTTTGAACAGGAACTTCTTGTGGATGCGCTCAAGAAGGCCCGCGGCAACATGCTGCAGGCTGCGCGCGATCTGCGGGTGAGCTACCGTATCGTGAACTACAAGGTGAAGAAGTATGGTCTGGATGCCAAGAAATTCGCTGTGGCGAAGGGGCGTCCGCGCTAA